From a single Calothrix sp. NIES-2098 genomic region:
- a CDS encoding photosystem II oxygen evolving complex protein PsbP, whose amino-acid sequence MWKRIAFMLLLVLSFSLSNPDVAAAAGLKNYVNTSNGYEFSYPNGWVQVKVANGPDIVFHDLIEISENVSVVISPVPEGKTLTQLGTPTEVGYKLGKAALAPPDSGRSAELVNAFERESDGKTYYILEYAVKLPNQQQRHNIASVAVSRGKLFTFNASIPERRWQKVKPAMEEVISSFLVY is encoded by the coding sequence ATGTGGAAACGAATTGCATTCATGTTGCTATTGGTGTTGAGTTTTAGCCTAAGTAACCCCGATGTCGCAGCGGCGGCTGGACTCAAAAACTACGTAAACACTTCTAATGGCTATGAGTTCTCATATCCTAACGGCTGGGTGCAAGTTAAAGTTGCCAACGGCCCTGATATAGTGTTTCACGATCTGATCGAAATTAGTGAAAACGTCTCAGTAGTAATTAGTCCGGTTCCAGAAGGTAAAACTTTGACACAACTGGGGACACCGACAGAAGTAGGGTATAAGTTAGGTAAGGCTGCTCTCGCTCCTCCAGACTCTGGTCGTTCAGCTGAATTAGTTAATGCTTTTGAACGCGAATCTGATGGTAAGACATACTACATTTTAGAATATGCAGTTAAACTACCCAATCAGCAACAGCGGCATAATATTGCTAGCGTTGCTGTTAGCCGCGGCAAACTTTTTACTTTTAATGCCTCAATTCCAGAAAGACGTTGGCAGAAAGTTAAACCTGCGATGGAAGAGGTT